The following are encoded in a window of Chiloscyllium punctatum isolate Juve2018m unplaced genomic scaffold, sChiPun1.3 scaffold_747, whole genome shotgun sequence genomic DNA:
- the LOC140473846 gene encoding histone H2B 7-like: protein MPELQERKTPASKKGGKKAVSKAKVKGDKKRRRVRKESYSIYVYKVMKQVHPDTGISSKAMSIMNSFVNDIFERIATEASRLAHYNKRCTITSREIQTAVRLLLPGELAKHAVSEGTKAVTKYTSSK from the coding sequence atgccagAGCTACAAGAACGCAAAACCCCCGCGTCCAAGAAAGGGGGCAAGAAAGCGGTGTCAAAGGCCAAGGTGAAGGGTGACAAGAAGAGGCGCCGGGTCCGCAAGGAGAGCTACTCCATCTACGTCTACAAGGTGATGAAGCAGGTCCACCCGGACACCGGCATCTCCTCCAAGGCCATGAGCATCATGAACTCGTTCGTCAACGACATCTTCGAGCGCATCGCCACCGAGGCTTCCCGCCTGGCCCACTACAACAAGCGCTGCACCATCACCTCCCGGGAGATCCAGACCGCCGTGcggctgctgctgcccggggagCTGGCCAAGCACGCCGTGTCGGAGGGCACCAAGGCGGTGACCAAGTACACCAGCTCCAAGTGA